From Triticum urartu cultivar G1812 chromosome 2, Tu2.1, whole genome shotgun sequence, a single genomic window includes:
- the LOC125541802 gene encoding vegetative cell wall protein gp1-like, with amino-acid sequence MASCSGPSPSRRLCAREHVHCLPLVVVDHLDPAPPPAASSPTQAAARPRAYSANRAFMAFSFFSSCPRALLVPVHHCSSAAPLSCLPRAHVRAHRSAAPATRPRRRQRGTSSSRLFKATRAPPFLSIGLPSLPAPSPISQLSRRTSPRCPSPPWPPSGSAQIRVPQAPPLLLPPPIEHHHSGDHPHALFPSPEPLRPRIPSPPEAPSAVVLAALNPALLEVRSTLERVGLVALSTWVGQAPPMVAGVTGDRRRGGRPRLCLGARQEEEGGARRREMDKADPTSQGLVCRDILIDWFLNFVGLHLFNHNSK; translated from the exons ATGGCTTCTTGCTCGGGCCCCTCTCCCTCTCGTCGTCTTTGCGCGCGTGAGCATGTCCATTGTCTTCCTCTTGTCGTCGTCGATCACCTGGACCCCGCTCCCCCTCCGGCAGCTTCCTCACCGACGCAAGCCGCCGCGCGTCCACGAGCATACAGTGCCAACCGGGCATTTATGGCGTTCAGCTTCTTCTCCTCTTGTCCCCGAGCTTTGCTCGTCCCTGTGCATCATTGTAGCTCTGCTGCACCTCTCAGTTGCCTTCCCCGAGCTCATGTGCGAGCACACAGATCTGCGGCGCCGGCCACGCGTCCGCGGCGACGCCAGCGCGGCACGTCCTCGTCCCGGCTATTTAAGGCCACCCGAGCTCCTCCTTTCCTTAGCATCGGCCTCCCCTCACTCCCAGCTCCCTCCCCAATCAGTCAACTGAGCCGGAGGACCTCTCCCCGCTGCCCATCGCCGCCATGGCCGCCGTCGGGCTCTGCTCAAATCCGAGTACCCCAAGCTCCTCCCCTCCTTCTACCACCACCAATAGAACACCACCACTCCGGCGACCATCCCCATGCCCTTttcccctcgccggagccgctaCGGCCTCGAATCCCATCTCCACCCGAAGCCCCCTCTGCTGTAGTGCTTGCTGCTCTCAACCCCGCCCTCCTTGAGGTCCGTTCTACCCTAGAGCGGGTCGGCCTCGTCGCCCTGAGCACGTGGGTAGGTCAAGCGCCGCCTATGGTGGCCGGAGTCACCGGCGATCGTCGTCGAGGCGGCCGGCCTCGCCTCTGCCTCGGCGCGCGTcaagaggaggaaggaggagccAGGAGGAGAGAGATGGATAAGGCGGACCCCACCT CTCAGGGGCTTGTTTGTAGAGATATTCTTATAGATTGGTTCCTGAACTTCGTCGGGCTACATCTTTTTaaccacaactccaaatga